A single region of the Salvia miltiorrhiza cultivar Shanhuang (shh) chromosome 8, IMPLAD_Smil_shh, whole genome shotgun sequence genome encodes:
- the LOC130999894 gene encoding uncharacterized CRM domain-containing protein At3g25440, chloroplastic, with product MAKPVLRSLLSVSSLLHRSISFRQILRTREPIFALLRPPSQLHQSSISSQQPVWCWQWRSITHGSVNVVISPQGKPMFETHEIDPPKKEKWKTKKRLKLQRMKEKQKRKAANKRDPRRLGAKGDKKRKFATAEERIKYKLEQARTKEALLIERLKRYEVPKAQGPMVKPDVLTGEERFYMKKMAQKRSNYVEVGRRGVYGGVILNMHMHWKKHETVEVICKPCKPGEVHEYADEIARLSGGIPIQVIGDNTIIFYRGKNYVQPKVMSPIDTLSKKRALEKSKYQQSLESVRRFIAIAEKELELYHRHVALYGDPNDRDPKSILDPPKARHGANKAISSTARENLKRLSSSSAAAAAASVGDRELSGDEDSSHYLDSESDDGMLSEDLTSCDES from the exons ATGGCGAAACCAGTGCTCCGGTCTCTCCTCAGCGTATCTTCACTTCTCCACCGTTCGATCTCTTTCAG GCAAATCCTTCGGACACGAGAACCCATATTTGCTCTCTTGAGGCCTCCATCTCAACTGCATCAAAGCTCAATTAGTTCCCAACAACCAGTTTGGTGCTGGCAATGGAGAAGCATCACTCATGGGTCAGTAAATGTGGTAATATCACCGCAGGGAAAGCCCATGTTTGAGACCCACGAGATTGATCCCCCGAAGAAGGAGAAATGGAAGACGAAGAAAAGACTGAAGCTTCaaagaatgaaagagaagcaAAAGAGAAAGGCTGCCAATAAGAGAGACCCAAGACGGCTCGGAGCGAAAGGCGATAAGAAACGGAAATTTGCCACTGCCGAGGAGAGGATTAAATACAAGCTCGAACAA GCTAGAACCAAGGAAGCCTTGTTGATCGAAAGGCTGAAAAGGTACGAAGTTCCCAAAGCTCAGGGCCCAATGGTTAAACCTGATGTATTGACTGGCGAGGAGCGATTTTATATGAAGAAAATGGCCCAGAAAAGGTCCAACTATGTTGAAGTTGGCAGAAGAGGAGTCTATGGAGGAGTTATCCTAAATATGCATATGCATTGGAAGAAACACGAAACCGTCGAAGTCATTTGCAAACCTTGCAAGCCTGGCGAAGTACATGAGTATGCAGATGAAATCGCTAGACTGAGTGGTGGAATCCCAATCCAAGTCATTGGAGATAACACGATAATCTTCTACCGTGGCAAAAACTATGTGCAGCCGAAGGTCATGTCACCAATCGATACGCTCTCAAAAAAACGG GCATTGGAAAAATCAAAATACCAACAATCGCTCGAGTCAGTGAGACGATTCATTGCCATTGCCGAGAAGGAACTAGAACTATACCACCGGCATGTTGCACTCTACGGTGATCCAAATGATAGAGATCCCAAATCAATCTTGGATCCTCCCAAGGCCAGACATGGTGCTAACAAAGCTATTTCTTCGACTGCACGAGAAAACTTGAAACGCCTTTCATCATCatctgcagcagcagcagcagctagTGTTGGTGATCGAGAGCTCTCCGGGGACGAAGATTCTTCACATTATTTGGATTCTGAAAGTGATGATGGCATGTTAAGTGAAGACTTGACTTCTTGTGATGAGAGCTGA
- the LOC130997053 gene encoding histone chaperone ASF1-like, whose protein sequence is MAALDCSEYDSKAMAEMGELLKSMEARRPQLEALTGLLVGKNDDSVVVDSEEKDDDKNSDNNVEDEDSETEDSAAVEVEPNPWNKGKGKNEKKSNSKKGNSAAEEVETNLSKKGKGKNKNKNKLNKGKGSEKKR, encoded by the coding sequence ATGGCTGCCCTTGATTGCAGTGAGTATGATTCTAAAGCCATGGCAGAGATGGGTGAGCTTCTGAAGAGCATGGAGGCAAGGCGACCTCAACTAGAGGCGCTAACGGGCTTGCTCGTTGGGAAGAACGACGACAGTGTAGTTGTTGACTCTGAAGAGAAGGATGATGACAAAAATTCCGACAACAATGTTGAAGACGAAGATAGTGAAACAGAGGATTCAGCAGCTGTGGAAGTTGAACCCAATCCCTGGAACAAGGGTAAAGGAAAGAATGAGAAGAAAAGCAATTCAAAGAAAGGGAATTCAGCAGCTGAGGAAGTGGAAACCAATCTCAgcaaaaaaggaaaaggaaagaataagaataaaaacAAGCTAAATAAAGGGAAAGGGAGTGAGAAGAAGAGGTAG
- the LOC130999896 gene encoding putative disease resistance protein RGA3: MEAKAAAAILQVLIQNLIDLSKKEFSLMRGLDKDAAKLTESLDMIQKFLNEAEMGTINDQAVKSWLKKLENAAFDADNVLDELNYQILSKQIKAIKPIKEKVLSCFSSFNHIAHPRKMAKRIKKINDNLDSISKEATQLGLIGRLSILPNLIDASFETDSFAVDPLFIGRDDVVSKLVEKLTNSVKSDERGICILSICGMGGTGMTTLTRKVFNHEKIETQFGSRIWVHVSQIFDPFILFKKILEELTCDRVEVENRQGIMRKLQQALKDKTYLLVLNDVWNEDLSKWEDFINSLSGVSCVKGNAIVVTTRIMSVASIANPYFIHQMNGLSDEECWSIIRGKTFGKEDVPLEFEAIGRKIARRCRGLPLAANIVGGVLRNKSEEKWHSIEQKWLSQDEGASITKILRLSFDNLSPPLLKKCFAYCAMFPKGCEIMKQELIELWMAEGFLQADGSDDMESVGEKFINILLHNSLLQVSKTDGYGNVESCGMHDLVHDLACSVSSSSNNTVGSCRVRYMTLRDNNCGDISCPIPKDMAKSLRTLLITPEGDISGINFSDFESLHVLGLDSRIKELSSSIRKLIHLRDLDISKTKIEYLPDWIGEFFHLQTLRVDSLGLEKLPTTIKYLINLRHLYVDWRVELPKGIGRLTSLQTLKNFGVGDKNGCKIEELESLDNLKGELQIRNLERVHDKEEAGKANLFKKSKIFKLCLAWGDDREGERNDENVLEGLQPHSDLKKLEIRGFKGRRFPLWTRKMAVRDAPGGSCGT, encoded by the coding sequence ATGGAAGCAAAAGCAGCTGCCGCCATCCTTCAAGTTCTAATCCAAAACCTCATCGACCTCTCCAAGAAAGAATTCTCACTAATGCGAGGTCTCGACAAAGACGCAGCAAAGTTAACTGAGAGCTTAGATATGATCCAGAAATTCTTGAACGAAGCTGAGATGGGCACCATCAACGACCAAGCTGTCAAGAGCTGGCTCAAAAAGCTTGAAAACGCGGCCTTCGACGCCGACAACGTTTTGGATGAGCTCAACTATCAAATTCTCTCCAAACAAATTAAGGCCATCAAACCAATCAAGGAAAAGGTACTATCATGCTTCTCATCCTTCAATCATATTGCACATCCTCGAAAAATGGCTAAgaggataaaaaaaatcaatgacAATTTGGACTCTATTAGCAAAGAGGCAACCCAACTTGGCCTCATAGGGAGGCTTTCCATTTTACCCAATTTGATTGATGCTTCTTTTGAAACTGATTCATTCGCTGTTGATCCACTTTTTATTGGAAGGGATGATGTTGTCTCGAAATTAGTTGAGAAACTTACAAATAGTGTTAAGAGTGATGAACGTGGAATTTGTATCCTTTCGATTTGCGGAATGGGTGGAACGGGGATGACGACGTTGACTAGAAAAGTCTTCAATCATGAGAAGATAGAGACTCAATTTGGATCGCGTATTTGGGTGCATGTTTCTCAAATTTTTGATCCATTCATTTTGTTTAAGAAAATCCTCGAAGAATTGACTTGTGATCGAGTTGAAGTAGAGAATAGGCAAGGTATTATGAGAAAGCTTCAACAAGCTTTGAAAGATAAAACTTATCTTCTTGTTCTTAATGATGTGTGGAATGAAGATCTTTCGAAATGGGAAGATTTTATAAATTCCTTGTCGGGAGTTAGTTGTGTGAAGGGAAATGCTATTGTTGTTACCACCAGAATTATGAGCGTAGCTTCAATTGCGAATCCGTATTTTATACATCAAATGAACGGCTTATCAGATGAAGAGTGTTGGTCAATAATCAGAGGAAAAACCTTTGGAAAAGAGGATGTTCCTTTAGAATTTGAGGCCATTGGGAGAAAGATTGCAAGAAGATGTCGAGGGTTGCCCTTAGCTGCCAACATAGTTGGGGGAGTGCTACGCAATAAATCAGAAGAAAAATGGCACTCCATCGAACAGAAATGGCTTTCACAAGATGAAGGAGCTAGTATCACAAAAATATTGAGATTGAGCTTCGACAATTTGTCCCCGCCATTACTTAAGAAGTGCTTTGCGTACTGTGCGATGTTTCCTAAAGGTTGCGAAATCATGAAACAGGAACTGATTGAGTTGTGGATGGCAGAAGGTTTTCTTCAAGCTGATGGAAGCGATGACATGGAGTCCGTGGGTGAAAAATTTATCAACATTCTTCTTCACAACTCTTTACTCCAAGTTTCAAAGACAGATGGTTACGGAAATGTAGAAAGTTGTGGAATGCACGATCTTGTGCACGATCTCGCCTGTTCTGTTTCAAGTTCCTCTAACAATACGGTGGGTAGCTGCCGAGTTCGATACATGACTCTCAGAGACAACAACTGTGGAGATATATCATGTCCAATCCCAAAAGACATGGCAAAATCTTTGCGTACATTACTAATAACACCCGAAGGTGATATTTCTGGTATCAACTTCTCAGACTTCGAAAGTTTGCATGTTTTGGGTCTTGACTCTAGAATTAAAGAGTTGTCAAGTTCGATTCGAAAGTTGATACATCTGAGAGATTTAGACATTTCAAAgacaaaaattgaatatttgcCTGATTGGATTGGTGAATTCTTTCATTTGCAGACGCTGAGAGTAGACTCACTAGGTTTGGAAAAATTGCCAACTACGATTAAGTACTTGATTAACTTAAGGCATCTTTATGTTGACTGGAGGGTAGAGTTGCCTAAGGGAATTGGGAGATTAACTTCTCTCCAAACGCTAAAGAACTTTGGAGTGGGAGACAAGAATGGCTGCAAAATTGAAGAGCTTGAAAGTTTGGATAATCTTAAAGGAGAGTTACAGATTCGCAATCTGGAAAGGGTTCATGATAAGGAGGAGGCTGGGAAAGCGAATTtattcaaaaagtcaaaaatattCAAGTTGTGTTTGGCATGGGGTGATGATAGAGAAGGTGAAAGAAATGATGAGAATGTATTAGAAGGCCTCCAGCCTCACTCAGATTTGAAGAAGTTAGAGATTCGGGGATTCAAAGGCAGAAGATTTCCATTATGGACTCGGAAGATGGCAGTTCGAGATGCACCTGGAGGCTCTTGTGGTACTTAA